One part of the Corynebacterium aurimucosum ATCC 700975 genome encodes these proteins:
- a CDS encoding ABC transporter ATP-binding protein, producing MIEVAGLTKQYKSVRAVDDLTFQVEPGQVTGFLGPNGAGKSTTMRMILGLDKPTAGTALVHGKPYRELKNPLREVGALLDAKAVHANRTAANHLTWMAQANGIPTSRVDEVLGLVGLADVAGKKAGGFSLGMGQRLGLAAALLGDPGVLILDEPVNGLDPEGIRWVRSLVRALAAEGRTVLISSHLLAEMAQTADHLVVIGRGRLLANQRTYDFVKENSSSSVIVRSEHLREFGSALKEAGIFYHESADEEQRPTLVIPHQTTDYVGQLAYSTGVPLTELTLHRASLEEAYVAMTDRAVQYQAEAPQEGVNR from the coding sequence ATGATTGAAGTAGCCGGACTGACCAAACAGTACAAGTCTGTCCGCGCCGTCGATGACCTCACCTTTCAGGTGGAGCCGGGCCAAGTGACCGGCTTTCTGGGGCCCAACGGCGCTGGAAAATCAACGACGATGCGCATGATCCTGGGCTTGGACAAGCCCACCGCTGGCACCGCCCTAGTACACGGTAAACCCTACCGCGAGCTGAAGAACCCGCTGCGTGAGGTGGGCGCGCTTCTCGACGCCAAAGCGGTCCACGCCAACCGCACCGCCGCTAACCACCTGACGTGGATGGCGCAAGCCAACGGCATCCCCACCTCCCGCGTCGATGAGGTGCTCGGGCTTGTGGGCTTGGCTGATGTTGCGGGCAAGAAGGCCGGCGGCTTCTCCCTTGGTATGGGGCAGCGCCTGGGCTTGGCGGCTGCATTGCTGGGGGACCCGGGCGTGCTGATTTTGGATGAGCCGGTCAACGGCTTGGACCCGGAGGGCATTCGCTGGGTGCGCTCGCTCGTGCGCGCGCTGGCAGCAGAAGGCCGCACGGTGCTCATCTCCTCCCACCTGCTGGCGGAGATGGCGCAGACGGCCGACCACTTGGTGGTCATTGGCCGCGGCAGGCTCTTGGCTAATCAGCGCACCTATGACTTTGTGAAGGAGAATTCCAGCTCTTCGGTCATCGTGCGCTCGGAGCACCTGCGCGAGTTCGGCTCGGCGCTCAAGGAAGCCGGGATTTTTTACCACGAGTCGGCTGATGAGGAACAGCGACCAACGCTAGTGATTCCTCACCAGACCACGGACTACGTGGGCCAGCTGGCTTATTCCACGGGTGTGCCGCTGACGGAATTGACGCTCCACCGCGCCTCGCTGGAAGAGGCTTATGTGGCTATGACGGATCGCGCGGTGCAGTACCAGGCGGAGGCACCGCAGGAAGGGGTAAACCGCTAA
- a CDS encoding NUDIX domain-containing protein: protein MCTRVNPELSGDGWSKGPGGVPVWGKFGAAGLFLVAGDQVLLQHRATWTNNGGTWGIPGGARDKPESPERAALRETEEETGISPADVEVLGSLVTAGPFEEGWTYTTVLARTVSGQRLATTANEESAELRWVPFNQMEELELLAPFREALPRLLKYWEENGS, encoded by the coding sequence ATGTGTACACGCGTTAACCCAGAGCTTTCCGGTGATGGCTGGTCTAAAGGCCCGGGCGGGGTGCCGGTATGGGGCAAGTTTGGAGCAGCTGGCCTCTTCCTCGTGGCGGGGGACCAAGTGCTGCTGCAGCATCGCGCTACGTGGACGAATAACGGTGGGACCTGGGGAATCCCGGGCGGGGCGCGGGATAAGCCGGAGTCGCCGGAGCGGGCCGCGCTGCGGGAGACGGAGGAAGAAACCGGAATCTCGCCGGCGGACGTCGAGGTTCTAGGCTCGCTCGTTACCGCCGGGCCCTTCGAGGAAGGCTGGACCTATACCACGGTGTTAGCGCGGACGGTTTCGGGGCAGCGCTTAGCCACGACCGCCAACGAAGAATCCGCAGAGCTGCGCTGGGTGCCCTTTAACCAGATGGAAGAGCTGGAGCTTTTGGCTCCCTTCCGGGAAGCACTGCCGCGGTTGCTGAAGTATTGGGAAGAAAACGGCAGCTGA
- a CDS encoding glutamate ABC transporter substrate-binding protein: MRRRNPQRLAWTTALLLLSSAVALSGCEPEPPSTQDPILPSTANLDSTPGPPLPEDAIIEPAGAGEASKQSTEEAYGSYRPDDKKPEERVPDILARGRLIVGVDRSNNLLSYRDTASGEVRGFEVDIAREIARDIFGDPNKVDFRFVEASERARALNDRTVDIVIRTMTISPSRQREVSFSIPYMQTDARLLVLKNSGVESIADTAGMTLCATKGSTMVDAIRTHAPASDILETRAWGDCLMALQLGQADGIVVDDALLSGMLAQDRYTEIVGGPLESQSYGVAVRKPDGSYDSRPLIRQVNSTLERIRKDGTWQRLFTTWLGDYMEQPVLPAPKYLDETPPATESQPTSPTSNPPGEKKEGH, encoded by the coding sequence ATGCGCCGCCGAAACCCTCAACGCTTAGCGTGGACCACAGCCTTGCTCTTGCTCAGCAGCGCCGTGGCGCTCAGCGGCTGTGAGCCGGAGCCGCCCAGCACGCAGGACCCCATCCTCCCCTCCACCGCGAACCTCGATTCCACGCCGGGACCACCACTGCCGGAGGATGCCATCATCGAGCCCGCTGGCGCCGGTGAGGCGTCCAAACAAAGCACCGAAGAGGCCTATGGCTCCTACCGCCCGGACGATAAGAAGCCGGAGGAGCGCGTGCCCGATATCCTGGCGCGCGGCCGGCTTATCGTGGGTGTGGATCGCTCCAATAACCTGCTCAGCTACCGCGATACCGCCAGCGGCGAGGTCCGCGGCTTCGAGGTCGATATTGCTCGCGAAATCGCCCGCGATATCTTCGGGGATCCCAACAAGGTGGACTTCCGCTTCGTGGAGGCTTCCGAACGCGCGCGTGCGCTCAATGATCGCACGGTGGATATCGTCATCCGCACCATGACGATTAGCCCCAGCCGCCAGCGCGAAGTCTCCTTCTCCATTCCCTATATGCAAACCGACGCGCGTTTGCTGGTGCTGAAGAACTCCGGCGTTGAGTCCATCGCGGATACCGCTGGGATGACCTTGTGTGCAACAAAGGGTTCCACCATGGTGGACGCGATACGCACGCACGCGCCTGCTTCCGACATCCTAGAAACCCGCGCCTGGGGCGATTGCCTCATGGCCCTGCAACTGGGGCAAGCGGATGGCATCGTGGTAGATGATGCGCTGCTCTCTGGCATGCTGGCCCAGGATCGCTACACCGAGATTGTCGGTGGTCCCCTCGAAAGCCAAAGCTACGGCGTGGCCGTGCGCAAACCCGATGGCTCGTATGATTCGCGCCCGCTTATCCGTCAGGTGAACTCCACGCTGGAGCGCATTCGCAAGGACGGGACCTGGCAGAGGCTCTTCACAACGTGGCTGGGGGATTATATGGAACAGCCGGTGCTCCCGGCGCCGAAGTACCTCGATGAGACCCCACCCGCGACGGAATCCCAGCCGACTTCCCCAACCAGCAACCCACCCGGCGAGAAGAAGGAGGGACACTAA
- a CDS encoding serine/threonine protein kinase gives MSHRFSEDELDHLTPEEHETAEPEAPADATQAVRFDPFADDDDDYSEDHLLGTSPAKPGDPRTAASGADNTEASDRTAAVPFDPFADDFGEDEPAATGAVLSPAGQPGAHGSATNKPGDGEYVDSDNIAALIEELGQLRDRRKAEDPSQASRRRALDTFRQRRSTKRTDREVADGMATLPFVVPDDPTQALIDPQDAPRAAPPQLKPGDMVAGQYEILGVLAHGGLGWIYLANDHFVSGRIVVLKGMQSTNSAEETATAEAEREFLADITHPNIVKIFNFIDDPRVPGGFIVMEYVGGPSLKQRRNDQANDRFPVDTAIAYILEILPALDYLHARGVVYNDLKPSNIIVTEDQVKLIDLGAVSGIGAFGHIYGTQGFQAPEISTQGPSVASDIYTIGRTLACLTLKLPVEDGVYKPGLPSPTEEPLLRRYLSFYRLLLRATDPDPEQRFASVSELRDQLFGVLREVIALRDGIQHPAQHSVFSPQRTTFGTKHLVFRTDQLIDGIDRTVRITAPEVVSALPIPLVVRSDIGAPLLQGSSYTEPQEALETLRQAMQAPEYEESAEIPLGVVRAMIDLGYIGQAREWLTSIEERLGKDWRFHWYSGVTELLLDKYREAQAHFAHVLDVLPGEAAPKLAIGAVNELILQQLGFSEAALIDAAVARACANLTTSLADLPNDAFEDQPGIWDHITDDPAHLRFNSLRLYGIVWATNPTTVSSAFGLARQLRAEHQVELAVATLDKVPNASRHHRMARLTTVLQLIVHDLSESRIRRAARRLEEIPQNEPRFLQIKIAVISAGLTFLRESDLKAAASPNDLFEFPFTQRGLRYGLADTLRALARQAPFARHRYALVDLANKVRPVTMF, from the coding sequence ATGTCGCACCGCTTCAGCGAGGATGAGCTCGACCACCTCACGCCCGAAGAGCACGAGACCGCGGAGCCCGAAGCTCCTGCCGACGCCACGCAAGCCGTCCGCTTCGATCCCTTCGCGGATGACGATGACGATTATTCGGAGGATCACCTTCTCGGCACCTCGCCTGCGAAACCAGGCGATCCGAGAACAGCAGCCTCCGGCGCCGACAACACGGAAGCCTCCGACCGCACCGCGGCGGTACCTTTCGATCCTTTCGCCGATGACTTCGGGGAGGATGAACCCGCCGCCACTGGCGCCGTCCTCTCCCCCGCCGGTCAGCCCGGCGCGCACGGCAGCGCGACGAACAAGCCTGGCGATGGCGAATACGTCGATTCAGACAATATCGCGGCACTGATCGAGGAGCTGGGGCAGCTGCGAGATCGTCGCAAAGCAGAGGACCCTTCGCAGGCCTCCCGCCGCCGCGCGCTCGATACCTTCCGCCAGCGCCGCAGCACCAAGCGCACCGACCGCGAAGTGGCCGATGGCATGGCCACCTTGCCCTTCGTCGTCCCGGATGATCCCACTCAAGCACTCATCGATCCGCAGGATGCGCCCCGCGCCGCCCCGCCGCAGCTTAAGCCGGGTGACATGGTGGCGGGCCAATACGAAATCCTCGGCGTGCTGGCGCATGGCGGGCTGGGCTGGATCTACCTGGCCAATGACCATTTCGTCTCCGGGCGCATCGTGGTGCTCAAGGGCATGCAATCCACCAACTCCGCCGAGGAAACGGCGACTGCGGAGGCGGAGCGTGAGTTCCTCGCGGATATCACGCACCCGAATATCGTCAAGATTTTCAACTTCATCGATGATCCCCGCGTGCCCGGCGGCTTCATCGTCATGGAATACGTCGGCGGACCTTCGCTGAAGCAGCGCCGCAACGACCAGGCCAATGACCGCTTCCCGGTCGATACGGCCATTGCCTATATCTTGGAAATCCTGCCCGCCCTGGATTACCTGCACGCCCGCGGCGTGGTCTACAACGACTTAAAGCCCTCCAACATCATCGTCACCGAGGACCAGGTCAAACTCATCGATCTGGGCGCGGTCTCCGGCATCGGTGCCTTCGGGCATATCTACGGAACACAGGGTTTTCAGGCGCCGGAGATCTCCACCCAGGGCCCCTCGGTGGCCAGCGATATTTATACCATCGGCCGCACCCTGGCCTGCCTGACGTTGAAACTGCCGGTGGAGGATGGCGTCTACAAGCCCGGCCTCCCCTCCCCCACGGAGGAGCCGCTGCTGCGCCGCTACCTCTCCTTCTACCGCCTGCTCTTGCGCGCGACTGACCCTGACCCGGAGCAGCGCTTCGCGTCGGTCTCCGAGCTGCGCGACCAGCTCTTCGGCGTCCTGCGCGAGGTCATCGCGCTCCGTGATGGCATCCAGCACCCGGCCCAGCACTCCGTCTTCTCCCCGCAGCGTACGACCTTCGGCACGAAGCACCTGGTCTTCCGCACAGACCAGCTCATCGATGGCATCGACCGCACCGTCCGCATCACCGCCCCCGAGGTGGTCTCCGCGCTGCCCATCCCGCTGGTTGTCCGCTCCGATATCGGAGCCCCGCTGCTGCAGGGCTCCTCCTATACCGAGCCGCAGGAAGCGCTAGAAACCCTGCGCCAGGCCATGCAGGCCCCGGAGTACGAAGAATCCGCCGAGATTCCCCTCGGCGTGGTGCGCGCCATGATTGACCTGGGCTATATCGGCCAGGCCCGCGAGTGGTTGACCTCCATCGAGGAGCGCTTGGGCAAGGACTGGCGCTTCCACTGGTACTCGGGCGTGACCGAACTGCTCTTGGACAAATACCGTGAGGCCCAGGCCCACTTCGCGCACGTCCTCGACGTCCTGCCCGGTGAGGCCGCACCGAAGCTGGCCATCGGCGCGGTCAACGAGCTCATCCTGCAGCAGCTGGGTTTTTCGGAAGCCGCGCTTATCGACGCTGCCGTTGCCCGCGCCTGCGCCAACCTGACCACCTCGCTGGCGGATTTGCCCAATGATGCTTTTGAGGACCAGCCGGGCATCTGGGACCACATCACCGATGATCCGGCCCACCTGCGTTTCAATTCGCTGCGTCTCTACGGCATCGTGTGGGCCACGAACCCGACGACGGTCTCCTCCGCCTTCGGCTTGGCCCGCCAGCTGCGCGCCGAGCACCAGGTGGAGCTCGCCGTGGCCACCTTGGATAAGGTCCCCAATGCGTCACGCCACCACCGCATGGCCCGCTTGACCACGGTTCTGCAGCTCATCGTGCACGACCTTTCCGAGTCCCGCATCCGGCGCGCCGCCCGCCGCTTGGAGGAGATTCCGCAGAACGAGCCGCGCTTTTTGCAGATCAAGATTGCGGTCATCTCCGCCGGGCTGACCTTCCTGCGTGAATCAGACCTCAAGGCTGCGGCCTCCCCCAACGATCTCTTCGAGTTCCCCTTTACCCAGCGCGGCCTGCGCTATGGCCTGGCGGATACCCTGCGGGCACTAGCTCGCCAGGCGCCGTTCGCTCGCCACCGCTACGCGCTGGTGGACCTGGCCAACAAGGTCCGCCCAGTCACGATGTTCTAG
- a CDS encoding acetate kinase, with protein MAYVLVLNSGSSSVKFQLVDPESSATDTPLVSGLVEQVGEPQGAVTVKTGGEEFKEELEIPTHSFGLDRAFSIMHEHGVGPTDVEVIAVGHRVVHGGRLFSEPQLIVDQIESMIEDLIPLAPLHNPANLDGIRVARKLLPEIPHVAVFDTAFFNHMPPAAALYAINNDVASQYDIRRYGFHGTSHEFVSQQVPKLLDRDPGHVHQITLHLGNGASAAAIRNGRPIDTSMGLTPLAGLAMGTRSGDIDPGIIFHLSREAGMSIDEIDNLLNKRSGVKGIAGVNDFRVLRERINNEDQDAWLAYNIYIHQLRRFIGAYMIALGRVDAITFTAGVGENDTEVRQDSLYNLDMYGIDFDKEANLVRSKEPRMISTADSQVKVFVVPTNEELAIAQKSAGIAAMAREAGLY; from the coding sequence ATGGCGTACGTACTCGTTCTCAACTCGGGTTCCTCCTCGGTTAAATTCCAGCTGGTGGACCCGGAAAGCTCGGCCACGGATACGCCGCTGGTCTCCGGTTTGGTGGAGCAGGTCGGTGAGCCGCAGGGCGCGGTGACCGTCAAGACGGGCGGTGAGGAATTCAAGGAAGAACTGGAGATCCCCACCCACTCCTTCGGCTTGGACCGCGCGTTTAGCATCATGCACGAGCACGGCGTGGGTCCGACGGATGTCGAGGTCATTGCCGTGGGGCACCGCGTGGTGCACGGCGGGCGCCTGTTCAGCGAGCCGCAGCTCATCGTGGACCAGATCGAGTCCATGATCGAGGACCTCATCCCGCTCGCACCGCTGCACAACCCGGCGAACCTGGACGGTATCCGCGTGGCGCGTAAGCTGCTGCCGGAGATCCCGCACGTGGCGGTCTTCGATACGGCCTTCTTCAATCACATGCCGCCGGCGGCAGCGCTCTACGCCATCAACAATGATGTGGCCTCGCAGTACGATATCCGCCGCTACGGCTTCCACGGAACCTCCCACGAGTTTGTCTCGCAGCAGGTGCCGAAGCTTCTTGACCGCGACCCGGGGCATGTTCACCAGATCACGCTGCACCTGGGCAACGGTGCCTCCGCCGCGGCGATTCGCAACGGCCGCCCGATCGATACCTCGATGGGCCTGACCCCGCTGGCAGGTTTGGCCATGGGCACGCGCTCGGGCGATATTGACCCGGGTATTATCTTCCACCTCTCGCGCGAGGCGGGTATGTCGATCGATGAGATCGACAACCTTCTGAACAAGCGCTCCGGTGTGAAGGGTATTGCGGGTGTCAACGATTTCCGGGTGCTGCGCGAGCGCATCAACAACGAGGACCAGGATGCCTGGCTGGCCTATAACATCTACATCCACCAGCTGCGCCGCTTCATTGGTGCATACATGATTGCGTTGGGCCGCGTGGACGCGATTACGTTTACCGCCGGCGTGGGTGAGAACGATACCGAGGTCCGCCAGGATTCGTTGTACAACCTGGACATGTACGGCATTGACTTCGATAAGGAAGCCAACCTGGTGCGCTCGAAGGAGCCGCGCATGATTTCGACCGCGGATTCCCAGGTCAAGGTCTTCGTGGTGCCGACGAACGAGGAGCTGGCTATTGCACAGAAGTCCGCGGGTATCGCGGCCATGGCCCGGGAGGCGGGCCTGTACTAG
- the pta gene encoding phosphate acetyltransferase produces MTAKSSRNSAFISVIGRGFDGLDVAAVAQELGATFAQVDDLGTTLSEVLENAPTGNLVLQGTGVMDFDAKAAAALGLPFVLISAAPARAAELALNHARSVGATVVGALTDVSSVPGAISSLEEIEPYMSAELFQKQLLDQAREIGAHIVLPEGEDDRILEAAGELIKGKVAKLTILGDGNVEKRAQELGIDLSSVDIINHLESPLAEEFAADFAELRKQKGVTLEQARETMKDVSYFATMMVHKGLADGMVSGAAHTTAHTIKPSFQIIKTKPEASVVSSIFLMVMPGRLWAFGDCAVNPNPTPEQLGEIAIVSAQTAAQFGLDPRVALLSYSTGTSGAGPDVEKVGQAVEVARGIDSSVAVDGPLQFDAACDPGVAAKKAPESDVAGKATVFVFPDLEAGNIGYKTAQRTGGALAVGPILQGLNKPVNDLSRGATVPDIINTVAITAIQAGVK; encoded by the coding sequence ATGACCGCCAAGTCCTCACGGAATTCCGCCTTTATCAGCGTCATCGGGCGCGGCTTTGACGGTTTGGACGTTGCTGCTGTGGCTCAGGAACTGGGGGCCACCTTCGCCCAGGTAGATGACTTGGGAACCACGCTCAGCGAAGTCCTGGAGAATGCCCCTACGGGCAACCTGGTCCTCCAGGGCACCGGCGTTATGGACTTTGATGCCAAGGCCGCCGCCGCCCTAGGTCTGCCCTTCGTGTTGATTTCCGCTGCACCCGCACGCGCCGCGGAGTTGGCGCTGAACCACGCGCGTTCGGTGGGTGCCACGGTGGTGGGCGCGTTGACCGACGTCTCCTCGGTTCCTGGTGCGATTTCCTCCCTGGAGGAGATCGAACCTTATATGAGCGCTGAGCTTTTCCAGAAGCAGCTTTTGGATCAGGCCCGCGAGATTGGCGCGCACATCGTTTTGCCGGAGGGTGAGGATGACCGCATCTTGGAAGCCGCGGGTGAGCTCATCAAGGGTAAGGTGGCGAAGCTGACGATTCTGGGTGATGGGAACGTTGAGAAGCGTGCCCAGGAACTCGGGATCGACCTGTCCAGCGTGGACATCATCAACCACCTGGAATCCCCGCTGGCAGAAGAATTTGCGGCGGACTTCGCGGAGCTGCGCAAGCAGAAGGGCGTGACGCTGGAGCAGGCGCGCGAGACGATGAAGGACGTGTCCTACTTCGCCACGATGATGGTGCACAAGGGCTTGGCCGATGGCATGGTCTCCGGCGCGGCGCACACCACGGCGCACACCATTAAGCCTTCCTTCCAGATCATTAAGACCAAGCCGGAGGCCTCGGTGGTCTCCTCCATCTTCCTCATGGTGATGCCGGGCCGCCTGTGGGCCTTCGGTGACTGCGCGGTCAACCCGAACCCGACCCCGGAGCAGCTCGGCGAGATCGCCATCGTCTCTGCGCAGACCGCAGCGCAGTTCGGCTTGGACCCGCGCGTGGCGTTGCTGTCCTATTCCACGGGTACTTCGGGCGCTGGCCCGGATGTGGAGAAGGTGGGGCAGGCCGTCGAAGTGGCTCGCGGCATCGATTCCTCCGTGGCGGTGGATGGTCCGCTGCAGTTTGACGCTGCCTGCGACCCCGGCGTGGCCGCCAAGAAGGCGCCGGAATCCGACGTTGCGGGTAAGGCCACGGTCTTCGTCTTCCCAGACCTGGAGGCCGGCAATATCGGTTATAAGACGGCACAGCGCACCGGTGGCGCACTGGCGGTGGGCCCGATTCTGCAGGGGCTGAATAAGCCGGTCAATGACCTTTCGCGCGGCGCGACCGTTCCAGACATCATCAACACGGTGGCTATTACCGCAATTCAGGCAGGGGTGAAGTAG
- a CDS encoding glucose PTS transporter subunit IIA → MSTETRSAAEAILDGIGGAENITSFTHCATRLRFELADASKADKEALESIPKVMGAVPQGGRNYQVVIGGDVATVYDEINALPQMKNAGASAGQSNDDVKAAARAKSKGKVPWMDTFFEYLSDSFRPILGVLLGASLVIAFASVLDAFGVVDFRSPDKPASWFFVDAMWRSVFFFLPVMVAYNAGKKLRIDPWVPAAVMLALFTPEFLDLSENPAVQCVTNDTLGAEQCSIEIFGMTMQLQDYGGNVFVPLIMAAVAALFYKGFQKIIPSAVHMVFVPFLTMIVLIPLTAFLIGPFGVWAGNGIGAGLSWMNDNVPFVFALAIPMLYPFLVPLGLHWPLNALMLVNIQTLGYDFIQGPMGAWNFACFGATAGVLALSIRDHDNVMRQTSGSALLAGLLGGVSEPSLYGIHLRYKRIYPRMLVGCFAGGLTVALLTLGTNGITTDAFVFTSLLTIPVFTPMAKYAISIAVAFFVAFLLILFTDYRTPEERAEAKAAREAAEKAELDNADNADNAALADAPAATATAGAGAGAATATATKADAPAKAAEPAAGTTTDIASPANGKVVPMAEIDDPVFSAGTLGDGVGIVPEGNDVYSPVSGTIVSAMKSGHAYGIKTEDGVEVLVHIGINTVKMKGEGFAPAVKKGDTVKQGELLATVDFAKVTEAGYDTTIVLAVTNTKALSAVTPAGLNHASAGDTVITTTR, encoded by the coding sequence ATGTCGACAGAGACTCGCTCGGCAGCCGAGGCCATCTTGGATGGCATCGGCGGAGCGGAGAACATCACCTCTTTCACGCACTGCGCTACGCGCCTGCGCTTTGAGCTGGCTGATGCCTCCAAAGCCGATAAGGAAGCACTCGAATCTATCCCCAAGGTAATGGGCGCTGTGCCCCAGGGTGGCCGCAACTACCAGGTGGTCATCGGCGGTGACGTGGCCACGGTCTATGACGAGATCAACGCTCTCCCACAGATGAAGAACGCCGGCGCCTCCGCCGGCCAATCCAACGACGATGTCAAGGCCGCGGCCCGCGCCAAGTCCAAGGGCAAGGTGCCGTGGATGGATACCTTCTTCGAGTATCTCTCAGATTCCTTCCGCCCCATCCTGGGCGTGCTGCTGGGTGCCTCCCTGGTCATCGCCTTCGCCTCGGTGCTGGATGCTTTCGGCGTCGTGGACTTCCGCTCCCCGGACAAGCCGGCCTCCTGGTTCTTCGTGGATGCCATGTGGCGTTCCGTCTTCTTCTTCCTGCCGGTGATGGTGGCCTATAACGCTGGTAAGAAGCTGCGCATCGACCCCTGGGTTCCCGCGGCAGTCATGCTCGCACTATTCACCCCGGAGTTCCTCGATCTCTCGGAGAACCCCGCGGTCCAGTGTGTCACCAACGACACCCTCGGTGCGGAGCAGTGCTCCATTGAGATCTTTGGCATGACCATGCAGCTGCAGGACTACGGCGGAAACGTCTTCGTCCCGCTCATCATGGCTGCTGTTGCCGCACTCTTCTACAAGGGTTTCCAGAAGATCATCCCGTCCGCGGTGCACATGGTCTTCGTTCCCTTCCTCACCATGATCGTCCTCATCCCGCTGACGGCCTTCCTCATTGGCCCCTTCGGCGTGTGGGCCGGTAACGGCATTGGCGCCGGACTGTCCTGGATGAATGACAACGTTCCGTTCGTCTTCGCCCTGGCCATCCCGATGCTCTACCCGTTCCTGGTTCCGCTGGGCCTGCACTGGCCGCTTAACGCCCTCATGCTGGTCAACATTCAGACTTTGGGCTATGACTTCATCCAAGGCCCGATGGGTGCATGGAACTTCGCCTGCTTCGGTGCCACCGCTGGTGTGCTGGCTCTGTCCATCCGTGACCACGACAACGTGATGCGCCAGACCTCCGGTTCTGCTCTCCTGGCTGGCCTGCTCGGTGGTGTGTCTGAGCCTTCCCTCTACGGTATCCACCTGCGCTACAAGCGCATTTACCCGCGCATGCTGGTGGGCTGCTTCGCTGGTGGTCTGACCGTGGCTCTGCTGACCCTGGGCACGAACGGCATTACGACCGACGCCTTCGTCTTCACCTCCCTTTTGACCATCCCGGTCTTCACCCCGATGGCCAAGTACGCCATCTCCATTGCTGTGGCCTTCTTCGTGGCCTTCCTGCTCATCCTCTTCACCGACTACCGCACCCCGGAGGAGCGCGCTGAGGCCAAGGCCGCCCGCGAGGCAGCTGAGAAGGCCGAGCTCGACAACGCCGACAACGCTGACAACGCCGCGCTTGCCGACGCCCCCGCAGCCACCGCGACTGCCGGCGCCGGTGCTGGTGCTGCCACCGCAACCGCTACCAAGGCAGACGCCCCGGCCAAGGCTGCTGAGCCTGCCGCTGGCACCACCACCGACATCGCCTCCCCTGCCAACGGCAAGGTTGTCCCGATGGCTGAGATCGATGACCCGGTCTTCTCAGCTGGAACGCTGGGCGATGGCGTGGGCATCGTCCCTGAGGGCAACGACGTTTACTCCCCGGTGAGCGGCACGATTGTCAGCGCCATGAAGTCCGGCCACGCCTACGGCATCAAGACCGAGGACGGCGTGGAGGTCCTGGTCCACATCGGCATCAACACCGTCAAGATGAAGGGCGAAGGTTTCGCCCCGGCCGTCAAGAAGGGTGACACCGTCAAGCAGGGCGAGCTGCTTGCCACCGTTGACTTTGCCAAGGTCACCGAAGCCGGCTACGACACCACCATTGTCCTGGCCGTGACCAACACCAAGGCACTGTCTGCCGTCACCCCGGCTGGCCTCAACCATGCCTCCGCTGGCGATACGGTCATCACCACGACCCGCTAA
- a CDS encoding PRD domain-containing protein codes for MQLLRVFNNNVVLARRGAEDVIVTGRGIGFQAKPGTEVDPAKVVKVFVPDSGRDPDHLAAMIAGIPGEYVQLVIDAMHSVDMSEALRGKLTLVVAIADHIHGAVSRGKPVTYPLEAEVRHLYADDFALAQQLLTAINSGLHKPLAPDEAVAITLHLVNAGFAVGDLSGTYRMTGLIQQILAVIGSHNDTELNSEDISVARFITHLRYLFVRMAEHQQLDSDDRQVATAISARYPDAVETAQMVANLIELRLDDTLTPDEVSYLTLHIARLEEASA; via the coding sequence GTGCAACTGTTGCGCGTGTTCAATAACAACGTCGTGCTCGCACGGCGCGGCGCGGAGGACGTCATTGTCACCGGCCGCGGCATTGGCTTCCAGGCAAAGCCTGGCACTGAGGTTGACCCGGCCAAGGTGGTTAAGGTCTTTGTTCCCGATTCCGGCCGCGATCCGGACCACCTCGCCGCCATGATTGCCGGTATCCCCGGCGAGTACGTGCAGCTGGTCATCGATGCCATGCATTCCGTCGACATGTCTGAGGCTCTGCGCGGCAAACTCACGCTCGTCGTAGCGATTGCGGATCACATCCACGGTGCGGTCAGCCGCGGCAAGCCTGTGACTTATCCATTGGAAGCTGAGGTGCGCCACCTCTACGCCGATGACTTTGCCCTCGCGCAGCAACTGCTCACTGCCATCAACAGTGGCCTGCACAAGCCGCTGGCTCCAGATGAAGCCGTGGCCATCACCCTGCATCTGGTCAACGCCGGCTTCGCGGTCGGGGATCTCTCCGGCACTTACCGCATGACAGGTCTGATTCAGCAAATCCTGGCCGTTATCGGCTCTCACAACGATACGGAACTCAACAGCGAGGACATCTCCGTCGCCCGCTTCATCACGCACCTGCGCTACCTCTTCGTGCGCATGGCGGAGCACCAACAACTCGACTCTGACGACCGCCAAGTGGCCACGGCAATCTCCGCCCGCTACCCCGACGCCGTCGAGACCGCCCAGATGGTGGCTAACCTTATTGAGCTGCGCCTCGATGACACCCTTACCCCCGATGAGGTCTCCTACCTGACGCTGCACATAGCGCGCCTGGAGGAGGCCTCCGCCTAA